In Candidatus Electrothrix scaldis, the genomic window TTCCATGCTATTTCTTTCCCATTAACAACTCCAGATGCAGAGACGCAAACAGGCCATAGAAATTCCTCTGAATGTTCAAAGGTTTTAATATGTACATCCTTAGGTAAAATATGTCTTGAATCTGTATTTTTTATACCTAAGAAGAGAGATCCCATAGCAACAGTAAGAGCTTCTAGTATCGCAGTTTTACCACTTCCATTGTCTCCGATTATGAGATTGAATCTACTGTGTAGAGAAATTACAATCTCTTGATATCCTCTGAAGTTTTTTAGAGCTAATTCTTTTATTATCATGCTGTTCTTTTTTTAAGAAGTATTGAATTCTCTATATTCAAATATTCAAAGGGCGTGTCTGGTGTGCGCACCCAACGGTTGATGGCTTCGTAAAAAGTCCAATTTTGCCAAAAGTGCATCGTAACTCTTTGAGTTGTCGTCATCGATTTGCTGATTTCTGACTTTTTACCAGACCATCAACGGTTGCATTGCCTACGGCAACCGTCGTCGAGAAATAAACAACTCCACCCCCAACAGTCCCAGGGCTGCAAAGACCAGCCAGGAAAAGAGTTCCCGGTAGCGATCAAAATGTTTGATCTGCCGGGTGGTGGTTTCCATCGCGTTGATCTCTTCGTAGATTTTTTCCAGTGATCGGGTATCGGTAGCGCGGAAGAATTTGGCCCCGGTCATTTCGGCAATTTGTCCCAGTGTTTTTTCATCAATGTCCACCTTGGCCTGCATAATCCGTTTGCGACCGAATTGGTCCTGCATGGGCATAGGGGCCACACCCCGTCTACCCGCACCAATGGTGTAGACCTTGATCTTCATGGTCTCAGCTGCTTCTGCCGCAGTAAGCGGTGCTGCCTTGCCTGCATTATTCACTCCGTCCGTGAGCAGAATGACGATTCGCGATTTGGCTTCCTGGTCCCGCAAACGGTTGACACCCGCAATGATGGCCGAGCCGATAGCTGTGCCGTCTTCGATCATTCCTGTTTGCAGAGAATCCAGGCGGAGCTGGAGCCAATCATGGTCCAGGGTCAACGGGCAGACCATATAAGGGCGACCGGCAAAGGCGACCAGGCCGATGCGGTCGTTGGGCCGTTCTTCAATGAATTTCTTCACCACCGCTTTGACTACAGACAGACGATCCACTGAGCGTCCTTCCAGGCGGAAATCCATCGCCTGCATGGAGCCGGAAACGTCAACCGCCAGAAGTATATCAATCCCTGAGGCCTCCACCTCAGTTTTGCTGTTTCCCCATTGGGGACGGGCAATAGCCAGGATGAGCAGGCCAAGGGCTGCCAGGCGAAGCCAAGCCAGGAACTTGCCCGGATTGACCTTGCGGGAACCGGAGATTGCTTTGGCCACAGAGATGGAGGAAAAGACCAGGGCCGGGGCAGGGCCGCGTCGTCCCCGTAAAAAGGCCAGCACCGGGAGGAGCAGTAACAGCCAGAGCAGGTTGGGGTACATAAAACGTAGGCTGTCCATCATTTTTCCTCTGCTTCCAGCTTGGTTGATTCAATAAAAGTGCGCAGGTTGTCCACCATGTCGATCATGGTCTCTCGGTTGAGGCCAGCCCTGGCGAATTTGACCAGGTCGCAATGCTGGAGCCAGGTTGTTAGATTTTCCGAGTTGTCCATCAAGTCCTGTGGTACTTTTTCCTGATCTTCAGTCAGTTCGTGGATAAATTCCCGTGTAGTCTGTCTGCGGGCAAAGATATGGAAGCGCTGTTCAATATAACGACGCAAGGTTTGGTCGATCAGGGTGATAAAGGCGTTGATATTTTGCTCCTCAATCAAGGGGGCAGCCCGCTCCAGTTCGCGCAGGGCCGTTTCATGGGCAAGAACAGCCCGCTGTTTGCGGGTTCGTTTCTTGAGAAAATAGAACAGCAGTCCGAGCAGCAGGAGAGCCGCTAATATTGCCACAAGCCACCAGAAAAAGCGGGTGTTGTCCGGGATGGGAATGGGCTCCCGGATATCATAGAACTGGTTTTCCCCAAGGCTTGTTTGCTGTGTTGCCTGTTGCTGGGGGGTGAGCGTGTTTTGTTGACCTGTATCCGGTTTTTGGGCAGATTGCTGGGCAGGATCCGCAAGCGGTGCGGTTATCTGGTCAGCTGATGCACTCAGAGGAAGAACTGCCAGGAGAAGAATAAGCAGGAATGCTGTAAGGGCTCCTGTATGGGTAAGGCGTGCCGTATCTATACAGAATCTCTGTAAAAACGATGGTTTTGTAGTGCAAGCGAACCCCTGTGTTCGCCCTGAAGGTCCGGCGGAAGACCGAAACGGACAGGCACCGGGGCCTGCCCCTACCGTTTTCTGACTCTGCATTATCTCTTCCTCCTTTCCCGTGCTTTGAAGAAACCCATCAACGGCCCGATATAGGGTTTGTCCGTGGAAAGCTGGAGCAAGTCAAGCCCTGCGCTGCGCACGGTGTGGGCAAAACGCTCTGTCCGGTCCTGGGCCAGGCTCACATAGGCCTGTCGGGTCCAGGGATCAGCGGTATCCAGGAGCAGTTGCTCGCCAGTTTCTGCGTCTTCCAGGGTGATCCGACCAACATCGGGTAATTCCTGTTCCCTCGGGTCGGTGACCGCAACCGTGATCAGATCGTGACGGCGCCCGGTGACCAGGAGTTTCGGGCGGAGCGCAGCCAGGGAATCGTCAAAATCACCAGGCAGGCAGAAATCAGAGAGAAGAAAGGTCACACATTTACGTTTAGCTACCCGGTTAACAAAATCCAGGGCCTCAGTGATGTCCGTGCCCTTATTCTTGGGTTGGAAAAAGAGAATTTCCCGAATAACCCTGAGGATATGCTTGCGGCCCTTATCCGGCGGGATGAAGAGCTCCACAAAATCGGAGAACAGGATGAGGCCGACCTTGTCGTTATTGCGTACCGCAGAAAAGGCCAGCACAGAACCCAGTTCGGCCATGATCTCCCGCTTGGATTGCTCGCTTGAGCCAAATCCACCAGAACCGCTGATGTCGATCATCAGCATAATGGTCAGCTCCCTCTCCTCAGTGAATTTTTTCACATGGGGCACGCCGGTACGGGCTGTGACGTTCCAGTCTATGCTGCGGATTTCATCGCCGGGCACGTATTCACGGACTTCGTCGAAGTTCATGCCCTGGCCCTTAAAGACCGAGTGATAGCTTCCGGCCAGGGTGTCGTCCACCATGCGGCGGGTGCGTACCTCAATCCGACGGACCTTTTTCAGGATTTCCTTGGTGATTGTTTTTTCCATGAGCTTAGAGGCCGCTCCTGTTACGGCACCGGTACGGTATCCAGCAGGCGCTGGCGCATGATACGTATAATATTTTGGGTGCAGTTTTTGAGATCATTCTGGATCACTACTTGTGTGCCTTGGCTATTGATTGATAACCTCACTTGGACTCTCGGGTTTCTTCCCCGCCCCACTTTTCAGAAAGGGGATCTTCAGCTTATAGCCTTTTGAGAGGTACAGCATCAACAGTCGAACTATAAGGTCGATAACATTTGAAACTATGGGGAGGTGAAATGTTTCAACAGCCCGGAGTTCTTTCAGATAGGTTTCCGGTAGCGAATGCTCTGTGGCTCCCTTGATAAGTTTATTCATATAGCGCTGTGAAGGCTTCCTTCCTGGGCATGAATCGCGATTAATATAGGTGAAACATTTCTTCATGCCGAGTCCATCAACAGATATCTCTAGTTCTTCAATATCATATCCAGCACTTTCTGTTTTGTGGAGCTGTTCAGCATCCTGCGGTGTGAGTTCGTACAGTATCCCGTAAACCCGAGCACCAATTTTTTTCCTCAGCGAAGCGAAACAAGGTTCAATATATTGAATGCCTTTCTGGTCAAAAACGAGTTCGTAATTCCCCAGTACGACATTGTATTTCTGAACCGGATTCATTTTTCTTCTATCGATGAAAACCTCGCTGCTCATGTTTGAACCGTAGGCGAAATAATACAAACTATCCTGTTTCAACATATAAAAACTCTGTTCAGTTTTTCACCGCCGCAAAGGACGGTCTCATGTTGCCAGACGGTAGCGGATTGTCAGGTAGAGAACGCGGCAAACAAGAGCAATACTTCAAACGTACCGGTAACAGCAGTTCCCAAGAAAAAACCGATTCCATAACCCCGTGAGTCGTATCCTACATTGATATATAGCACTTGATGAGCAATGCGGGCGAGTGCGTAAATACAGATGAGCATGAATGTGGGGAAAGGAAAACATAAGGATAGTAAAACTGCGTTAACACCAACCGGTGCAGCTTGTTCCACAAAATTTTCCATGCTGCGATTTGCTCTGTTATATCTTCCTATTTGCCCCTCCATATTCATGACAACAGCATGAGAGGGACCGTTACCGAGTGCTCTGAATATTTTCATATTGCTTCGCAGATTCCCTGAATCAGGACGCATAACCTTTTCCTTTTCCAGCAAAGGAAACAGATTGAGAAAGGCTGATAAGCGAGAGAAAACAAAAGCTGTGAGCAGCACCCAGTGTGCCTTGGATGGGAATAGCGTGGATATATTTTGACGATAGTTTTCTGTATCTCCAAAGGAGTAAATCAGAAAAGCTATGGGAAGTCCCATTACCAAGGGGGCAAAAAAACCTCCCAGGAAATTTCGCCACCCGAGTACTTTACCTCGACGGATTTCTGATTCATTTAAAAGCGGCATGCCGTCAGGGCCAAGGCTGGATGTGTCTTTGGTGCTCAATTACTGATCCTCTTTAATACAATGGTATCCCGCTCTAGAAAAACACCCCTCTAAGGATGGATCGCCACTTTTTTAGTGACTTGCCAGCTTGGGATTACGGAACAGGGACGGTATCCAGCAGGCGTTGAATAATCTCCTCGCTGGTGATTCCTTCTGCCTCTGCCTCATAGCTGATCCGCAGGCGATGGCGCATAACGTCCGGAGCGCAGTTCTTGATATCATCCGGGATCACATAACCGCGTCCGTTGAGATATGCCAAGGCACGGGCCGCTGCTTTGAGGTTGATGGTCGCCCTGGGCGAGGCCCCGGTTTCGATGTAATCTTTCAGGTCCATGCTTATCCCTTCCGGCTCACGGGTGGCAAAGACCAAATCGACAATGTACTCTTTGATGCGATCATCCAGGTAGATAGTATCTACCACCTTGCGTGCTGTCAGGATATCTTCCGGTGAAATGAGGGGCTGCACAGAGAGCTTTGAGTCGGTATGTTCCACCATGTCCAGGATCTGTCGTTCCTGGGCGCGGGTGGGGTAGTCTACCACCACCTTGAGCATAAAACGGTCCACCTGGGCTTCGGGCAGGGGATAGGTCCCTTCCTGTTCAATGG contains:
- a CDS encoding VWA domain-containing protein, producing MMDSLRFMYPNLLWLLLLLPVLAFLRGRRGPAPALVFSSISVAKAISGSRKVNPGKFLAWLRLAALGLLILAIARPQWGNSKTEVEASGIDILLAVDVSGSMQAMDFRLEGRSVDRLSVVKAVVKKFIEERPNDRIGLVAFAGRPYMVCPLTLDHDWLQLRLDSLQTGMIEDGTAIGSAIIAGVNRLRDQEAKSRIVILLTDGVNNAGKAAPLTAAEAAETMKIKVYTIGAGRRGVAPMPMQDQFGRKRIMQAKVDIDEKTLGQIAEMTGAKFFRATDTRSLEKIYEEINAMETTTRQIKHFDRYRELFSWLVFAALGLLGVELFISRRRLP
- a CDS encoding DUF58 domain-containing protein; this encodes MEKTITKEILKKVRRIEVRTRRMVDDTLAGSYHSVFKGQGMNFDEVREYVPGDEIRSIDWNVTARTGVPHVKKFTEERELTIMLMIDISGSGGFGSSEQSKREIMAELGSVLAFSAVRNNDKVGLILFSDFVELFIPPDKGRKHILRVIREILFFQPKNKGTDITEALDFVNRVAKRKCVTFLLSDFCLPGDFDDSLAALRPKLLVTGRRHDLITVAVTDPREQELPDVGRITLEDAETGEQLLLDTADPWTRQAYVSLAQDRTERFAHTVRSAGLDLLQLSTDKPYIGPLMGFFKARERRKR
- a CDS encoding gamma-glutamylcyclotransferase produces the protein MLKQDSLYYFAYGSNMSSEVFIDRRKMNPVQKYNVVLGNYELVFDQKGIQYIEPCFASLRKKIGARVYGILYELTPQDAEQLHKTESAGYDIEELEISVDGLGMKKCFTYINRDSCPGRKPSQRYMNKLIKGATEHSLPETYLKELRAVETFHLPIVSNVIDLIVRLLMLYLSKGYKLKIPFLKSGAGKKPESPSEVINQ
- a CDS encoding MAPEG family protein, which encodes MGLPIAFLIYSFGDTENYRQNISTLFPSKAHWVLLTAFVFSRLSAFLNLFPLLEKEKVMRPDSGNLRSNMKIFRALGNGPSHAVVMNMEGQIGRYNRANRSMENFVEQAAPVGVNAVLLSLCFPFPTFMLICIYALARIAHQVLYINVGYDSRGYGIGFFLGTAVTGTFEVLLLFAAFST